The window TCGGCAGTCTCCGGACTGGCGTCGACCGGCGGCGCCAGCAGACGTTCGATCGCCCGCGCCGCCGCGAACATCCCGACCGAGGCCGTCACCGCGACGCTCGACCCGTAACCCGCGCACGCGAGCCCCTGCGGCCCGTGCGGCAGGTCGCACGCGAGGTCGTCGAGGCGCAGCGGCTCGCACGAATACACCGCCTCGATGCCGAAAGGCCGCTTGGGGTTGCGCGGAAAGCCGTGCTCGCTGCGCAGGCGCTTCCGCACCTTGGCGAGCAGCGGATCCTGTTCGGTGCGCGACAGGTCATCGACGCGGATGCGCCCCGGATCGGTCTTGCCCCCGGCTCCGCCGGCGACGATCAACGGGATGCGCCGCCGCCGGCACGCCAGCACGATCGCGACCTTCGCACGCACGTTGTCGATCGCATCCACGACGACGTCGAAGCCGTGCAACAGCTCCATCGCGTTATCCGGCGTGACGAAATCCTCGACCACGTCCACGCGCGCATGCGGGTTG is drawn from Azoarcus sp. DN11 and contains these coding sequences:
- a CDS encoding tRNA threonylcarbamoyladenosine dehydratase translates to MSGPSPESPVEVDRERRFGGIARLYGADAPVRLEAAHACVIGVGGVGSWVAEALARSAVGRITLIDLDHVAESNINRQIHALDPTLGQAKVLAMAERIRAINPHARVDVVEDFVTPDNAMELLHGFDVVVDAIDNVRAKVAIVLACRRRRIPLIVAGGAGGKTDPGRIRVDDLSRTEQDPLLAKVRKRLRSEHGFPRNPKRPFGIEAVYSCEPLRLDDLACDLPHGPQGLACAGYGSSVAVTASVGMFAAARAIERLLAPPVDASPETAEGES